One segment of Leptospirillum ferrooxidans C2-3 DNA contains the following:
- a CDS encoding DUF2905 family protein, with protein MSELWSRWGKKSGLPLPGRLPGDIEIHRPGFHLYFPLMTSLLLSVGLSLLFFLFSWISRKF; from the coding sequence ATGTCGGAGTTGTGGTCAAGATGGGGAAAAAAATCCGGTCTTCCCCTTCCCGGACGTCTTCCGGGAGATATTGAGATCCACAGGCCAGGATTTCATCTGTACTTCCCGTTAATGACAAGCCTTTTGCTTTCTGTCGGATTATCTCTCTTATTTTTTCTGTTTTCCTGGATCTCCCGAAAATTCTGA
- the nadA gene encoding quinolinate synthase NadA: MPAQDPAIADLVARIQKLKQERGAVILAHNYQVGDVQDVADLVGDSLELARWAATGSAPVILFCGVHFMAETAKILNPSRRVIVPDLDAGCPMADMITPEEVDRLRAEHPGAVVVTYVNSPAAVKAKSDICCTSANAVKIVNSIPESVPVIFIPDQFLGDFVQRQTGRNLILFRGFCPTHMRIMAKDIHQAKEEHPDALVLAHPECQPDVAMIADVVTSTSKMATEVRNFSGQTVIVGTETGMIHRLQKENPGKSFVAACTTCDCANMKVNSLEKILWALEDMAPEIEIPEEIRLPASQALQRMLDIA, from the coding sequence ATGCCCGCTCAGGATCCTGCCATAGCGGACCTTGTTGCCCGTATCCAAAAACTGAAACAGGAGCGCGGGGCGGTCATTCTGGCCCATAATTACCAGGTAGGCGATGTCCAGGATGTTGCGGATCTGGTGGGGGACTCTCTGGAACTTGCCCGATGGGCGGCAACCGGGTCGGCCCCTGTCATTCTTTTTTGCGGTGTTCATTTCATGGCCGAGACCGCCAAAATTTTAAATCCGTCCCGGAGGGTCATCGTTCCCGACCTTGACGCAGGATGCCCTATGGCGGACATGATCACCCCGGAAGAGGTCGATCGCCTGAGAGCCGAACACCCGGGTGCGGTTGTTGTGACCTACGTCAACTCACCGGCTGCGGTCAAAGCCAAAAGCGATATCTGCTGCACTTCGGCCAATGCTGTGAAGATCGTCAACTCGATTCCCGAGTCTGTTCCCGTCATCTTTATTCCCGACCAGTTCCTGGGAGATTTTGTCCAGCGGCAAACGGGACGAAATCTGATCCTTTTCAGGGGATTTTGCCCAACTCACATGAGAATCATGGCAAAGGACATTCATCAGGCCAAGGAGGAACACCCGGATGCGCTGGTCCTGGCTCATCCGGAATGTCAGCCTGATGTCGCGATGATTGCGGATGTTGTGACATCAACATCAAAAATGGCCACGGAGGTCCGTAACTTTTCCGGGCAAACAGTGATTGTCGGGACCGAAACGGGAATGATCCATCGCCTTCAGAAGGAAAATCCGGGGAAAAGCTTTGTCGCTGCCTGCACTACCTGTGATTGTGCCAACATGAAGGTCAATTCTCTTGAAAAAATTCTTTGGGCGCTGGAAGATATGGCTCCGGAAATCGAGATTCCCGAAGAGATCAGGCTTCCGGCAAGCCAAGCTCTTCAAAGAATGCTGGACATTGCCTAG
- a CDS encoding aspartate-semialdehyde dehydrogenase, translated as MKKIKELCVGIFGATGAVGKEMISILEERRFPVGELRLFATERSAGEKVSFKGRTITVSSFDNPEKAKGIHIALLSAGATPSLEISPILRDQGILVIDNSSAFRMDPNVPLVVPEINPSKIPAYPAGAIVANPNCATIQMLLAIKPLIDCAGAKRIVVTTFQSVSGTGKDAMDELTTQLSLILNGRIGDVAPKVYPHQIAFNVLPHIDSFLPDGYTKEEEKMVNETRKILDMADIRVTATTVRVPVMVGHSEAVNIEFERDLSPETARKILEKAPGVKVLDNPSDCEYPLPMDVAGQDDVYVGRIRRDFSVDHGLNLWVVGDNLRKGAALNAVQIAEFSLGILPNHREKK; from the coding sequence GTGAAGAAGATCAAAGAATTATGCGTCGGTATTTTTGGGGCAACAGGGGCTGTGGGAAAGGAGATGATTTCCATACTGGAAGAACGGCGTTTTCCGGTGGGGGAACTTCGACTTTTCGCAACCGAGCGGTCCGCCGGAGAAAAAGTGTCTTTTAAAGGTCGGACCATAACGGTTTCCTCTTTTGATAACCCGGAAAAAGCCAAGGGAATCCATATTGCCCTTTTATCGGCGGGAGCGACACCAAGTCTTGAAATTTCTCCTATCCTCAGGGACCAGGGGATTCTTGTCATCGATAATAGCTCGGCATTCAGGATGGATCCGAATGTTCCCCTTGTGGTTCCGGAGATCAATCCTTCAAAAATTCCGGCTTATCCGGCGGGAGCGATCGTGGCCAATCCCAATTGCGCCACGATCCAGATGCTTTTGGCCATCAAGCCTCTCATTGATTGTGCTGGGGCAAAAAGGATTGTGGTCACGACCTTCCAGTCGGTCTCCGGGACGGGAAAAGATGCGATGGATGAGCTCACAACCCAGCTTTCTCTGATATTGAACGGAAGGATCGGGGATGTTGCTCCGAAGGTTTATCCCCACCAGATTGCCTTTAACGTTCTTCCGCACATCGACTCTTTTCTTCCGGATGGCTATACCAAGGAAGAGGAGAAAATGGTGAACGAGACACGGAAGATTCTGGATATGGCCGATATCAGGGTAACGGCAACTACGGTGAGGGTCCCTGTTATGGTCGGTCATAGCGAGGCGGTCAATATCGAGTTTGAAAGGGATCTTTCTCCCGAAACAGCCCGGAAAATTCTCGAGAAAGCTCCTGGAGTGAAAGTTTTGGACAATCCTTCGGACTGCGAGTATCCACTCCCGATGGATGTGGCTGGTCAGGACGATGTTTATGTCGGTCGGATCCGGCGGGATTTTTCTGTTGATCATGGCTTGAACCTGTGGGTTGTCGGGGATAATCTGAGAAAAGGGGCAGCGTTGAATGCTGTTCAGATCGCCGAGTTTTCCCTGGGCATACTCCCCAATCATCGGGAAAAAAAATGA